The Phycisphaerae bacterium genome window below encodes:
- a CDS encoding lamin tail domain-containing protein: MCSNRILGAVVSVISIAMTSVHAFADIRITEYMYQGPDGEFVELTNIGGSAVDMTGWSFDDNSNLPGSVSLSAFGSVAPGESVIITESSEAVFRAAWNLGAGVKIIGGSGGAAGLGRNDAINVWDGSNTLIDRLQYGDQDFPGSIRTQNPSGWVCAEGVGSNDPYRWFLSAVADAQGSFVSTGGAIGSPGTYTSVPCPNAPILDDRHPHPQSSVPSLPSVTVTFSASVTGVIAGNLTVNGSAATSVSGSGAGPYVFTGYAAPASGSVAISLASGAIVSTVGAIPFAGANWTVSVGISIVINELHYHPSDAAVGPAEDPERLQFVELLNNGASAVNLSGWSFSGVTYVFPAATSIAPGEYILVGADAAFLLSTIPTIPGGTQVFTLTSGNFSNSGENISLRDSSMNVIDSVTYADGGSWPSTPDGGGPSLELINPSMPNQFAGAWRASVGMNGTPGQQNSRYVAQPAPIIDSPSHSPSIPAPNTPVTVRVQVIDDGIVPPAVTLNYRQDAASPGAYSTVSMLDDGLHGDGEADDTIYGAILPGLANNAQYDFFITASDGNSLSTHPLNHPSANPLCSSIGCDTDVIPDCVVCQTLLCKFSGETLPTDAPVYHILVRLADKAVQEALVCNTSSTAFDPCKKEFDATFIDQNGNVFYNATERYRGQSSITLFPKSYRVDFPSNNRLQSVLGFPVRKLVLNGNQPTRQKLGFDIFRNAGAPASKSEFVRLRYTGINYDTTSIGSNGFNGLYACIEQPDSDFLDSQNNLVVPNRGTTSDGNLYRGENTANFDWRGSDPAPYRVNMWGRNGYSKENNETEDVWTDLIPLLDAMNNSPAANYAANVAALLNEDECLQYFAIHNILANKEGGIYRDTGDDYYLYFNPPGHPDGYDARFITWDTDSVLIDSNTETIWRTGNQNNTIATIRNFIRHNAFAPIFVKEISDRINTGSLSIANFNALIDSYPDGAFFTSGGSASQPRTRQQFKDWYAARVAFINNEIIDNLTLTGVPSSPYTNANPILNLSGQLNQAGTHNITVNGVQADFSVFAGTWSYAYTLYPGINKITVRSFDRAGAEMQSITSTVLYEPPFANPGLRLTMPTRMVDSKTLTIRADILDALGGINWTNCNQLGTVSATRLSDGSNVPTSITVFETLNAGAGGGTPPADSIRFYNGVGSVSITLDQGAATPPGDILVTVTVGAMSASRIVEVLDGDEPGLFRNLSGALSGADLTWGPGDGVIHLTGDVTVNGGNTLTILPGTLIMVDSGPVNNGVAINATGGGRISAPGTRSEPVFFFPTAGPAAMVLPQNAQNNDPSWRGIYLQDNGSSTFAFTMLTGAGNAIVSSHPRPPIIRTLNSHNLTMTDCVFADCPGMVTSALSGASGTYVFQRCLFSRVGIGGEWLGTGVSLTIEDTWFTRIGRAPEPNGVDGDILHLDRPGNSYNIRRCIMTDCGDDAIDHSTGAQPVIQSCIIYDLRDKVVSLDGSAGGTITMTNCLMFSAPGGVRCAGEAAILTNCTLGTNTNVNGQACAGSSIQKCILWTNSADTCCGAVDYTIVGNPGHLGCGVGNLSTNPLFVNTSCNYNLQAGSPALTAGPGGSRIGWLGFPFPTGGCAENTDCDDGDVCTTDVCNSGVCENTPIPGCCHFSGDCDDGNPCTIDACDANSCSFTPTDCSDNDACTVDSCDSGTGCQHVAVNCDDNNPCTVDTCDPQLGCVHTPVPCPQGQSCNPVSGQCEAAPVTLTFRQDVNSYAGTQDTFLQEATPTVVNGALDRWEWDASDPGTTNQRNVGLIRFDNIFGPGAAQIPPGASIQSATLTVVVVDASAGSAGSVHESLADWAEASANWNNFGGEPGVQGDETGSLVASAPTALGSANINVTSSLQAWISNPSANYGWLFIPNATDGVEVHSSEAAVITNRPLLSVTYTLPSCDDPGDCDDGDPCTDDACVNNLCENTPIDCDDNDDCTADTCEGGNCVHTPINGCCESAAECDDGNACTTDSCVGGLCQNTPISCDDGDPCTEDTCNPLTGCEHTPTNCDDGNLCTIDSCDSVNGCEHDPVTCPVGQACNPANGQCEVAPQTVTFRDGLDGYAATADTFIRQTNVNQNNGSTPDLRWDTEESGANTPQYTLIRFDDIFGNQIGQIPPGAVITSATLGYTVGGDTNAIGDPGNLHECLVAWNEATVTYANFGGDSGVQSDEYAPSVVAVLTAATTSTFSVNVTSSLSAWAANPASNLGWIVVPTGTDGVQVRSSDYVTTPTQRPTLTVTFTLPYECLDNGDCDDGLFCNGVETCLNNECVDGTNPCPGQVCDEDNDTCVECLVNGDCGPGQACNPVTHECETIPLAPAVEAEGARYLAVTPAAGADAIALRVHSNALGCLPLYADAAGYLGESPVYQTPAAWGTIHVGDREIMPGILYEVYAESESGLSSTTAGSATTHDWGNVNNQNGIDIYDILCVLDGFSGDFNDCSLYADDLAGELADVHTPNRLIDLLDIASVLDAYSGLLYADPDPCAGGGGRGGPSGPQSGQLATLSMSLRSGGVLEDGTRIIDVYVQGAVDLRGYQLGFAVSGGQSGKLNVVSIEMDSTRSDYAFAGWSGFTAMDMSHRRMANILPGGGVEAVARRYLATIRVRPGRQAYGVFNVTLLPGGRTFLIDSQTRSIEVGALPSFPIKIAPPSPTPVDTGGIKPSGMGSVEPG, translated from the coding sequence ATGTGCAGCAATAGGATTCTCGGGGCGGTTGTTTCAGTGATCTCAATCGCGATGACGAGTGTGCATGCATTCGCCGACATCCGAATTACTGAATATATGTACCAAGGACCGGACGGCGAGTTCGTCGAGTTGACGAATATCGGTGGGTCGGCCGTCGATATGACCGGCTGGAGTTTTGACGACAATTCGAATTTGCCCGGCTCGGTCTCCTTGTCAGCCTTTGGCTCAGTGGCTCCCGGCGAATCAGTCATTATCACGGAAAGTAGCGAGGCGGTATTTCGCGCGGCGTGGAACCTTGGTGCCGGTGTGAAGATCATTGGAGGATCGGGTGGCGCCGCCGGTCTCGGCCGCAACGATGCGATCAATGTCTGGGACGGTTCAAATACACTTATTGATCGTCTGCAGTACGGAGATCAGGACTTCCCAGGAAGCATCAGAACGCAGAATCCCAGCGGTTGGGTCTGCGCGGAGGGTGTTGGCTCAAATGATCCCTATCGATGGTTTCTCTCCGCCGTCGCGGACGCGCAGGGCTCTTTTGTTTCGACCGGCGGTGCGATTGGAAGTCCGGGAACCTATACGTCGGTTCCGTGTCCCAATGCGCCAATTCTCGACGATCGGCATCCACATCCGCAGTCCTCGGTGCCGTCACTTCCATCGGTAACCGTGACCTTCAGCGCTTCCGTGACCGGCGTAATCGCCGGCAATCTGACCGTGAATGGATCCGCTGCGACCAGTGTATCCGGCTCTGGCGCCGGGCCCTATGTGTTCACGGGTTATGCGGCGCCGGCGTCGGGTTCGGTCGCGATTTCGCTGGCATCCGGCGCGATCGTCAGCACGGTCGGCGCGATTCCGTTTGCAGGGGCCAATTGGACCGTCTCCGTCGGAATCTCGATTGTGATCAACGAGCTGCATTATCATCCTTCCGATGCAGCGGTCGGGCCTGCCGAAGACCCTGAGCGATTGCAGTTTGTTGAATTACTCAACAACGGCGCCAGCGCCGTCAATCTGTCGGGCTGGAGTTTCTCCGGCGTGACCTATGTGTTTCCGGCCGCGACGTCGATTGCGCCCGGTGAGTACATTCTGGTCGGCGCCGACGCAGCCTTCCTCCTCTCGACGATCCCCACCATTCCAGGCGGCACGCAGGTATTCACGCTGACCTCCGGAAATTTCAGCAATTCCGGCGAGAACATCAGTCTTCGCGATTCATCGATGAATGTGATCGACAGCGTGACCTATGCGGACGGCGGCAGTTGGCCTTCCACTCCGGATGGCGGCGGCCCTTCGCTGGAGTTGATCAACCCGTCCATGCCTAATCAGTTTGCAGGCGCCTGGCGGGCATCGGTCGGCATGAATGGCACGCCGGGCCAGCAGAATAGTCGATACGTCGCGCAGCCCGCGCCGATTATCGATTCACCATCGCACTCGCCGTCGATCCCCGCTCCCAATACGCCGGTCACGGTTCGCGTTCAGGTCATCGACGACGGCATCGTTCCTCCGGCGGTCACGCTGAACTATCGCCAGGACGCGGCCAGCCCCGGAGCGTACTCCACGGTCTCCATGCTCGACGACGGTCTTCATGGTGACGGCGAGGCCGACGACACGATTTACGGAGCGATACTCCCCGGATTGGCGAATAATGCCCAGTACGATTTCTTCATCACCGCATCGGACGGTAATTCGTTGTCGACCCATCCTCTGAACCATCCGTCGGCAAACCCCCTGTGCAGTTCGATCGGTTGCGACACGGATGTGATTCCGGATTGCGTCGTGTGCCAGACCCTTCTGTGCAAGTTCTCGGGCGAGACGCTTCCGACGGACGCTCCGGTTTACCACATTCTCGTTCGGCTGGCCGACAAGGCTGTTCAGGAGGCACTGGTCTGCAACACGAGTTCCACCGCGTTTGATCCTTGCAAGAAGGAATTTGACGCCACCTTCATCGATCAGAACGGAAACGTCTTTTACAATGCAACAGAACGCTATCGCGGTCAGAGCAGCATCACACTGTTTCCAAAGTCCTATCGCGTCGATTTTCCATCGAACAATCGGCTTCAATCCGTGCTGGGCTTTCCCGTGCGCAAGCTCGTGTTGAATGGGAATCAGCCCACGCGTCAGAAGCTGGGATTTGATATTTTCCGTAATGCCGGAGCGCCCGCGTCCAAATCCGAGTTTGTGCGCTTGCGCTACACAGGAATCAATTACGACACCACCTCGATCGGTTCGAATGGTTTCAACGGCCTCTATGCCTGCATCGAACAGCCTGACAGTGATTTTCTGGATTCTCAGAACAATCTCGTCGTTCCCAACCGTGGGACGACGTCTGATGGAAATCTCTATCGCGGCGAAAACACGGCGAATTTCGACTGGCGCGGATCCGATCCCGCGCCCTATCGCGTCAACATGTGGGGACGCAACGGATACTCAAAAGAAAATAACGAGACAGAGGACGTCTGGACCGATCTGATTCCGCTGCTCGATGCCATGAACAACTCGCCGGCCGCGAATTACGCGGCCAACGTCGCGGCACTACTGAACGAAGATGAGTGCCTTCAGTATTTTGCGATTCATAACATTCTCGCGAACAAAGAGGGCGGTATCTACCGCGACACCGGAGACGACTATTACCTGTATTTCAATCCGCCCGGCCATCCGGACGGTTACGACGCCCGGTTCATCACGTGGGATACCGACTCGGTCCTGATCGATTCCAATACCGAAACGATCTGGCGAACCGGCAATCAGAATAACACCATCGCAACGATCCGAAACTTCATCCGCCACAACGCGTTTGCTCCGATCTTCGTGAAGGAGATTTCGGATCGGATCAACACCGGGTCATTGTCGATTGCAAACTTCAACGCCCTGATCGATTCCTATCCTGATGGCGCATTCTTCACATCCGGCGGCAGCGCCAGCCAGCCTAGGACCCGGCAGCAGTTCAAGGACTGGTATGCCGCGCGCGTGGCATTCATTAATAACGAGATCATCGACAACCTGACGTTGACCGGCGTGCCCTCATCGCCGTATACCAATGCAAATCCCATCTTGAACCTGAGTGGTCAGCTCAATCAGGCCGGCACACACAACATCACCGTAAACGGCGTGCAGGCCGATTTCAGTGTGTTCGCTGGAACCTGGTCGTACGCTTACACGCTCTATCCCGGCATCAACAAGATCACCGTCAGGTCCTTCGATCGCGCCGGCGCGGAGATGCAGAGCATCACGAGCACGGTGCTCTACGAACCTCCGTTCGCAAATCCCGGGCTTCGACTCACCATGCCGACGCGCATGGTCGACAGCAAAACGCTCACGATTCGCGCCGACATTCTCGACGCTCTCGGAGGCATTAACTGGACAAACTGCAACCAGCTCGGCACCGTCAGTGCGACGCGCCTGTCGGATGGCAGCAACGTGCCGACTTCGATCACCGTATTCGAAACCCTGAACGCCGGGGCCGGCGGCGGTACGCCACCAGCCGACTCAATCCGGTTCTATAACGGCGTTGGTAGCGTCTCAATCACGCTGGATCAAGGCGCTGCAACGCCGCCCGGTGACATCCTCGTGACCGTCACCGTCGGGGCGATGAGCGCGTCCAGGATCGTCGAAGTCCTCGATGGCGATGAGCCCGGCCTGTTCAGAAATCTCTCAGGCGCGCTCTCCGGTGCCGATCTCACGTGGGGACCCGGCGACGGTGTCATTCACCTGACGGGAGATGTGACGGTGAATGGCGGCAATACACTGACCATTCTGCCCGGCACGCTAATCATGGTGGATTCAGGACCGGTCAACAACGGCGTCGCCATCAATGCGACAGGGGGCGGGCGTATCAGTGCTCCGGGCACGCGATCGGAGCCGGTTTTCTTCTTTCCAACGGCCGGCCCGGCGGCCATGGTTCTGCCGCAAAACGCTCAGAACAATGATCCTTCATGGCGTGGCATCTACCTGCAGGATAACGGGTCATCGACGTTTGCATTTACGATGCTCACGGGTGCGGGTAACGCGATCGTGTCGAGCCATCCTCGACCGCCGATTATTCGAACGCTCAATTCCCACAATCTGACCATGACTGACTGCGTTTTCGCGGACTGCCCGGGTATGGTCACCTCGGCACTCAGCGGCGCAAGCGGCACCTATGTGTTCCAGCGGTGCCTGTTCTCGCGCGTCGGCATCGGCGGTGAATGGCTCGGCACCGGCGTCAGTCTGACAATTGAGGACACTTGGTTCACCCGCATCGGCCGGGCGCCGGAACCCAATGGCGTCGATGGCGATATCCTTCACCTCGATCGGCCGGGTAATTCCTACAACATTCGACGCTGCATCATGACCGACTGCGGCGATGACGCGATCGATCACAGCACGGGCGCGCAGCCTGTGATTCAGAGTTGCATCATCTACGACCTGCGTGACAAGGTCGTGAGTCTCGACGGCAGTGCCGGCGGCACCATCACGATGACGAATTGTCTGATGTTTAGTGCGCCGGGAGGCGTGCGGTGCGCCGGCGAGGCGGCCATTCTGACAAACTGTACGCTTGGTACGAACACAAACGTAAATGGCCAGGCCTGCGCCGGCTCATCCATTCAAAAGTGCATCCTGTGGACGAATAGCGCAGACACCTGCTGCGGCGCGGTCGATTACACGATTGTCGGTAATCCGGGCCATCTCGGCTGTGGTGTCGGCAACCTCTCCACCAATCCGCTCTTCGTCAACACCAGTTGTAACTACAACCTGCAAGCCGGTTCGCCGGCGCTCACAGCCGGTCCGGGCGGCAGCCGCATTGGCTGGCTTGGCTTCCCCTTCCCGACGGGCGGTTGTGCCGAAAACACGGACTGTGATGACGGTGACGTCTGCACGACGGATGTCTGCAACAGCGGCGTCTGCGAGAATACGCCGATACCCGGCTGCTGTCACTTCAGCGGCGACTGCGACGACGGCAATCCATGCACGATTGATGCCTGCGATGCCAACTCTTGCAGCTTTACCCCGACTGATTGCAGCGACAACGACGCCTGCACGGTGGACTCATGTGATTCGGGCACGGGCTGTCAGCACGTCGCCGTCAATTGCGACGACAACAATCCATGCACCGTTGACACCTGCGATCCGCAGTTGGGTTGCGTGCATACACCTGTCCCCTGCCCGCAGGGCCAGTCCTGTAATCCCGTATCCGGGCAATGCGAGGCGGCGCCGGTCACATTGACCTTCCGTCAGGATGTCAACAGTTACGCCGGAACGCAGGACACATTCCTCCAGGAGGCGACGCCGACCGTGGTCAACGGCGCACTGGATCGCTGGGAATGGGACGCAAGCGATCCGGGCACAACCAATCAGCGGAACGTCGGCCTCATCCGATTCGACAACATCTTCGGACCCGGCGCCGCCCAGATTCCGCCGGGAGCGTCGATTCAGTCGGCGACGTTGACAGTCGTCGTGGTAGATGCCAGTGCGGGGTCGGCTGGAAGTGTTCACGAAAGCCTCGCGGATTGGGCCGAGGCGTCAGCGAATTGGAACAACTTCGGCGGCGAGCCCGGCGTTCAAGGCGACGAGACCGGCAGCCTGGTCGCCAGTGCTCCGACTGCACTCGGCTCGGCCAATATCAACGTCACGTCAAGTTTGCAGGCATGGATCAGCAATCCCTCGGCGAACTACGGATGGTTGTTCATCCCGAACGCGACGGACGGAGTCGAAGTGCATTCGAGCGAGGCCGCGGTGATTACGAATCGGCCGTTGCTGAGTGTGACATACACCTTGCCGTCTTGCGACGATCCTGGTGATTGCGATGATGGCGACCCATGCACCGACGATGCCTGCGTCAACAATCTCTGCGAGAATACACCGATCGACTGCGATGACAATGACGATTGCACCGCGGATACATGCGAAGGCGGCAACTGCGTTCACACGCCGATCAACGGCTGCTGCGAGTCCGCCGCCGAGTGCGACGACGGAAACGCCTGCACGACTGACAGCTGCGTCGGCGGCCTCTGTCAGAATACGCCGATCAGTTGTGACGACGGCGATCCATGCACCGAGGATACCTGCAACCCGCTGACCGGCTGTGAGCACACGCCCACAAACTGCGACGACGGGAATCTCTGCACAATCGACAGTTGCGACAGCGTCAACGGCTGCGAGCATGATCCGGTGACATGCCCGGTCGGCCAGGCCTGCAATCCAGCCAATGGACAATGCGAGGTCGCGCCTCAGACAGTCACCTTCCGCGACGGCCTGGACGGATACGCCGCCACGGCTGATACGTTCATCCGGCAGACCAACGTGAACCAGAACAACGGCAGTACCCCCGATTTGCGATGGGACACCGAGGAATCCGGAGCGAATACGCCGCAGTACACACTGATTCGCTTCGACGACATTTTCGGAAACCAGATCGGCCAGATTCCGCCGGGCGCCGTGATTACGAGCGCCACGCTGGGATACACCGTCGGCGGTGACACAAACGCGATCGGCGATCCGGGCAATCTGCACGAATGTCTCGTCGCTTGGAACGAAGCCACCGTTACCTACGCCAACTTCGGCGGCGACAGTGGCGTTCAGAGTGATGAGTATGCTCCATCCGTCGTCGCCGTGCTGACCGCGGCGACCACCTCCACTTTCTCCGTCAATGTGACGAGCAGTCTCTCGGCGTGGGCGGCGAATCCAGCCTCCAATCTTGGCTGGATCGTCGTGCCGACGGGCACCGACGGAGTGCAAGTCCGGTCAAGCGACTATGTCACGACGCCGACACAGCGCCCGACCCTCACCGTCACGTTCACACTGCCTTACGAGTGCTTGGACAACGGCGATTGCGACGACGGCCTGTTCTGCAACGGCGTGGAAACGTGCCTCAATAACGAGTGCGTCGACGGCACGAACCCGTGCCCGGGACAGGTGTGCGATGAGGACAACGACACCTGCGTCGAGTGTCTCGTAAACGGCGATTGCGGCCCGGGCCAGGCCTGCAATCCGGTCACCCATGAATGCGAAACGATACCGCTCGCCCCGGCGGTTGAGGCCGAGGGTGCCAGATATCTGGCAGTGACTCCGGCTGCCGGCGCCGATGCAATTGCGCTTCGCGTGCATTCAAATGCGCTGGGATGCCTGCCGCTCTATGCGGATGCGGCCGGATATCTGGGTGAGTCGCCGGTCTATCAAACGCCCGCGGCGTGGGGCACGATCCACGTCGGCGATCGTGAGATCATGCCGGGTATCTTGTATGAAGTCTATGCGGAGTCCGAGTCCGGGCTTTCGTCCACAACAGCCGGCTCCGCGACGACGCACGATTGGGGAAATGTCAATAACCAGAACGGCATTGACATCTACGACATCCTCTGCGTGCTCGATGGCTTCTCCGGCGATTTCAATGACTGCTCGCTCTACGCTGACGATCTCGCGGGTGAATTGGCCGACGTACACACGCCCAATCGACTCATCGATCTGCTCGACATCGCCTCGGTGCTCGATGCCTATAGCGGTCTTCTCTATGCCGATCCCGATCCATGTGCGGGCGGCGGCGGCCGAGGCGGACCGTCGGGACCGCAGTCCGGTCAACTGGCCACGTTGTCGATGTCGCTCCGGTCGGGCGGTGTGCTGGAGGATGGCACGCGAATCATCGATGTCTATGTCCAGGGGGCTGTCGATCTTCGCGGATATCAGCTCGGATTCGCCGTCTCCGGAGGGCAGTCCGGAAAGCTGAACGTCGTATCAATTGAAATGGATTCGACCCGGTCCGACTACGCCTTCGCCGGCTGGAGTGGATTCACGGCGATGGACATGTCACACCGTCGAATGGCAAATATCCTGCCAGGCGGTGGTGTCGAAGCCGTTGCACGACGCTATCTCGCCACGATTCGCGTTCGGCCGGGCCGACAGGCGTACGGTGTGTTCAACGTCACGCTGCTTCCCGGCGGCCGGACCTTCCTGATCGATTCCCAGACCCGATCGATTGAAGTCGGTGCGCTTCCCTCGTTCCCAATCAAGATCGCTCCCCCGTCGCCGACGCCCGTGGATACCGGCGGGATTAAGCCTTCGGGAATGGGTTCGGTCGAGCCGGGTTGA